GCTGGATCCAGGTGGTCTTCAGTTCGGTGTACTTCTCCAGGGCGTGCACGGACTTGTCCCGTCCGTTGCCGGACCGCTTGACGCCGCCGAACGGCACGGTCAGGTCGCCCTCCTCGTAGCAGTTGACCCACACCGTCCCGGCCTTCAGGGCGCGGGAGACGCGGTGCGCGGTGGACAGGTCGGAGGTCCACAGGCCGGCCGCGAGGCCGTACTCGGTGGCGTTGGCGAGGGCGACGGCCTCGTCCAGGTCGTCGAAGGCGAGGACGGCCAGCACGGGCCCGAAGACCTCCTCGCGGGCCAGCCGGCTGTCCGGGGCGACCCGGTCGAAGACGGTCGGTTCGAGGTAGACGCCACCGGTCCCGGTGAGGGTGCGCGAGCCGCCGGTGCGCAGGCGGGCGCCGTCCTCGGTGGCGGTGCGCACATGGCCGAGGACCCGGGTCAGATGGTCCTCGCCGACCAGGGCGCCCATCTCGGTCTCGGGGTCGAGCGGGTCGCCGACCCGCAGGGCGCGGGCCCGGGCCACCACCGCCTCGGTGACCTGTTCGGCGATCGAGGAGTGGACGAGCAGCCGGGAGGGCGCGGTGCACATCTCGCCCTGGTTGAAGAAGATGCCCCAGGCGGCGGTCGCGGCGGCCTTGTCCAGGTCGGGGGCGTCCGGCAGGACGATGTTGGGGGACTTGCCGCCCAGTTCCAGCCAGACCCGCTTGAGGTTGGAGTCGGCGGCGTAGCGCAGGTAGTGGCGGCCGACGGCGGTGGAGCCGGTGAAGGCGAGGACGTCGACGTCCGGGTGCACGCCGAGGGCGCGGCCGGCCACGGGCCCGTCGCCGTTGACGACGTTGAGGACGCCCGGCGGCAGCCCCGCCTCCAGCGCGAGCCGGCCGAGCAGCAGTGCGGACAGGGGCGAGTTCTCCGAGGGCTTGAGGACCACCGTGCAGCCGGCGGCCAGCGCCGGGGCGACCTTCCAGCCGGCCAGGGTCAGCGGGAAGTTCCAGGGGACGACGGCGCCGACGACCCCGGCGGGCTCGCGGGTGACGAGGGCGAGCGCGTCGGGCGCGGTGTGCGGGGACTCGTCGGTGAGCTTGTCGGCGAGCTGGCCGTACCAGCGGAACGTCTGGGTGACGGCGCGCAGTTCGATGTCGTGGGCCTCGCCGATGGGCTTGCCCGTCTCCAGGCTGACGGTGAGGGCCAGCTCCGCGCGGTGGGCGTCGAGGAGGTCGGCGAGGCGCACCAGGACCCGGCCGCGCTCGGCGGGGGCCAGGCGCGGCCAGGGGCCGTTGTCGAAGGCCCGGCGCGCGGCCGCGACAGCCGCGTCGATCTCGGCCGTACCCGCGTCGGCCACCTCGGTCAGCACCTGGCCGTCGCGGGGCGAGACGACGGGAAACGCGCTGCCGCCCCCGGCCTCCTCGGCGCCGTCGATGAGGTGGAGCCGGGGCGGCCGGAACTCCTTGGCCCGGCGGAGCCAGTCGTCGTGGGTGGGTGCGGTCATGCGGTCCTCCGGTCCATGGGTCGTACGGTCCTCCGGTGTGCGGAGGGGCCGCCCGCCGCGCGTCGCGGGGGCCGCGCGGCGGGCGGGCGGGTGGTGGGTTCAGCGCGGGTCGGCCGTCGTACGGCGGCTCCGCAGGCGTTCGTTGGCCACGCCGAGGGCCAGCACGGCGGGCACGGCGAGCACGAGCCATACCGCGGTGCTCATGGCGCCGCCGATGAGGGTGGTGAAGTTGGCCAGGATGAGCCAGATCGCGCCGGCCAGGCCGAGCGCGCCCAGCACGGGGGCGATCAGGGTGTGCCACAGGCGGGTGTCCACGCGCCGGCGGCGGAAGAACACGACGACCGACACCGAGGTCAGCAGGTAGAGCAGCATCATCGCGAGGACGGCGAGCCCGCTGAACCAGGAGAAGAGGGTGAGCACCGGGTCCTTGCCGGCCAGGGCGAACGGGAGGACGAGCAGGACCGCGATCACGGTCTGGACGCAGCCCGCGGCCCAGGGGGCGTGGCGGTCGTTGAGCCGGCACAGGGCGGCGGGCAGCTGCCGGTCCCGGCCCAGGGAGAACAGATAGCGGTTGGCGGAGTTGTGGAAGGTCAGGATGCCGGCGAACAGGGAGGTGGCGAGGAGGACGGGCAGGACTGCGCCGACCCAGCCGCCGAACTGGGCGGCGATGGGCGCGAAGACGAAACCGGCGGAGTCGCCGTGGGCGAGCGCCCGGGCGGCGGCGTCCGGTGCGCGGGAGGCGCCGTAGGCGGAGATCAGCATCCAGGAGACCAGGGCGAAGAAGCCGGTGACGACGACGACCGACAGATAGGTGGCCCGCGGCACCGTCTTCTTCGGCTCCCGGGCCTCCTCGCCGTAGATGGCGGTCGCCTCGAAGCCGAACATCGACGCCACGGCGAACATCACGGCGACCCCGGGTGCGCCCTTCAGGGCCGCCGACGGGGCGAAGCTGTGCGCCACGCCCAGTCCCTCGGGTCCGCCGCCCTTGGCCAGCGTGACGAGGCTGAACACCAGCAGGATGCCGAACTCGGCGAGCACGAACACGGCGAGGACGCGGGCGCCCATCTCGATGCCGGCGGCGCCCAGGGCCTGCACCACGGCCATGGTGAGCAGCGTGTAGACCCACCAGGACAGATGGATCCCGGTGTGGTCGGCGACCAGCCCGCTGACGATGGAGCCGTACAGGCCGTACATGGCCGCCTGGATCACGCAGTACGCGAAGAGGGCGACGCTCGCGCTGCCGGCGCCGGCCGTCCGGCCGAGGCCGGTGCCGATGTAGGTGTAGAAGGCGCCCGCGTCCACGACGTGCCGGCCCATCGCGACGAAGCCGACCGAGAAGAGGAGGATCACGGCGCCGGCCAGCACATAGGCGGCCGGGGTGCCGGAGCCGTTGCCGATGGCGACCGAGATGGGGGCCGCGCCGGCGATACCCGTCAGCGGGGCCTGTCCGGACAGGACGAAGAAGAGGATGCCCAGGACGCCCAGGGCGTTGGGCTTGAGCGTGGCTGCAGTGGAGGCGTCCTGCACGGTCCGCGGGGCGGAGGCCGTCTGACTGTCCACTCGGATCACCTGCCAGAAAAGGGGGAGGATCGTTTCAGGCCAAACGAGTTGCCTTATCGTGGGGCCGAACTATCCGTTTGACAAGGGGGTGGGAGCAGGGAATCCCGCCGCGCGGCGAATCCTTGTGGCGCCGTGACCGAAGGGCGACGGCCCCCGGCAGGCGGCCGTCAGTCCTCGGTCGCCGACCGCTCCAGCAGCGCCCGCAGCTCCGCGAGGGCCTCCTCGGTGACCTCCCGCTCGCCGAAGACGAGCTGGTGCAGCACCAGTCCCTCCAGCGCGGCGAACACCAGCCGGGACAGGCCCCGGCTCGGCTCAGCCGGCAGGATCCGGGCCAGCTGCCGGCCGGTGGCCTCGAAGTACTCCTCGTACAGGGCGCGCAGGTGCGGCAGCAGCTCCGGCCGGCGGCGGGCCTCCAGCAGCAGCTCGTACTGGAAGGCCTGGAGCTCGGGCCCGGACTCCACCATGCCGGGAAGGCCGTCGGCGAAGTCGGCGGCCCGGCCGGAGCCGTTGTCGAGCGCGCTGCCGCGCAGCGAGGCGCGGATGGCGTGGGTGACGGCCTCCTCGATCAGCGCGTCGCGCGAACCGAAGTGGTGCACGACGAGCCCGTGGGTGACCCCGGCCTCCTCCGCCACGGCCCGGTAGGTGAGCCTGCGCAGCCCGCCGCGGGCGACCACGCGGACGGCGGCGTCCAGGAGGGCGACCCGGCCCGTTCCGTAGTGGTTCACGCGCTTGCGGGTACGGCGCTCGCCGAGGGACGGGACGGAGTCGGTCATGGTCACGACCCTACCGGCGGCGCCGCGTTCAGCGCTTCGGCGCCCGGATGCCACGGAACTCCCAGTCGCCGCCGAGCGCGGTGGACAGCACCTCCTCGGACTCGGTGGGCTGCGCGCCGACATCGGTGCGGATCGGGGTGGGGCCGGTGACGATGTGGTTGGTGAGCCTGCCGAGGCCCTCGACCTCGACCTCGACCACGTCGCCGGGCCGTACCGGGCGGGAGTTCGCCGGGGTG
This Streptomyces misionensis DNA region includes the following protein-coding sequences:
- a CDS encoding aldehyde dehydrogenase, coding for MTAPTHDDWLRRAKEFRPPRLHLIDGAEEAGGGSAFPVVSPRDGQVLTEVADAGTAEIDAAVAAARRAFDNGPWPRLAPAERGRVLVRLADLLDAHRAELALTVSLETGKPIGEAHDIELRAVTQTFRWYGQLADKLTDESPHTAPDALALVTREPAGVVGAVVPWNFPLTLAGWKVAPALAAGCTVVLKPSENSPLSALLLGRLALEAGLPPGVLNVVNGDGPVAGRALGVHPDVDVLAFTGSTAVGRHYLRYAADSNLKRVWLELGGKSPNIVLPDAPDLDKAAATAAWGIFFNQGEMCTAPSRLLVHSSIAEQVTEAVVARARALRVGDPLDPETEMGALVGEDHLTRVLGHVRTATEDGARLRTGGSRTLTGTGGVYLEPTVFDRVAPDSRLAREEVFGPVLAVLAFDDLDEAVALANATEYGLAAGLWTSDLSTAHRVSRALKAGTVWVNCYEEGDLTVPFGGVKRSGNGRDKSVHALEKYTELKTTWIQL
- a CDS encoding APC family permease produces the protein MDSQTASAPRTVQDASTAATLKPNALGVLGILFFVLSGQAPLTGIAGAAPISVAIGNGSGTPAAYVLAGAVILLFSVGFVAMGRHVVDAGAFYTYIGTGLGRTAGAGSASVALFAYCVIQAAMYGLYGSIVSGLVADHTGIHLSWWVYTLLTMAVVQALGAAGIEMGARVLAVFVLAEFGILLVFSLVTLAKGGGPEGLGVAHSFAPSAALKGAPGVAVMFAVASMFGFEATAIYGEEAREPKKTVPRATYLSVVVVTGFFALVSWMLISAYGASRAPDAAARALAHGDSAGFVFAPIAAQFGGWVGAVLPVLLATSLFAGILTFHNSANRYLFSLGRDRQLPAALCRLNDRHAPWAAGCVQTVIAVLLVLPFALAGKDPVLTLFSWFSGLAVLAMMLLYLLTSVSVVVFFRRRRVDTRLWHTLIAPVLGALGLAGAIWLILANFTTLIGGAMSTAVWLVLAVPAVLALGVANERLRSRRTTADPR
- a CDS encoding TetR/AcrR family transcriptional regulator, with amino-acid sequence MTDSVPSLGERRTRKRVNHYGTGRVALLDAAVRVVARGGLRRLTYRAVAEEAGVTHGLVVHHFGSRDALIEEAVTHAIRASLRGSALDNGSGRAADFADGLPGMVESGPELQAFQYELLLEARRRPELLPHLRALYEEYFEATGRQLARILPAEPSRGLSRLVFAALEGLVLHQLVFGEREVTEEALAELRALLERSATED